In Deltaproteobacteria bacterium, one genomic interval encodes:
- a CDS encoding NAD(P)-dependent alcohol dehydrogenase: MKAFQFKAWLQPAELVDVPVPEPKPGEVLVRIGGAGVCHSDLHVMHHWTPDVRPEVADWPLPFTLGHENAGWIEGGDNGELEQGTPVVIQPLWNCGVCRACRQGDTNACEAGHEKRGFSGGLGRDGGFAEYMVAPSHCLVPLKDLEPWKAAALTDAGLSAYHAVKRCLPVLSPDVAVVVIGIGGLGQMAVQFLRELCGATIIAVDQDEKALDRAASMGADRCLLSADGTAGEIMAATNGIGAMAAVDFVGLDTTMALTAAVVRKNGRIAIVGLGGGTFPFRFGALPYGCSMVTTMGGTTPELAEVVALAESGRVQPHVEKYPLDQAVDVYDRLKNNQITGRAVLIP, encoded by the coding sequence ATGAAAGCATTTCAGTTTAAAGCGTGGCTGCAACCGGCTGAACTGGTGGATGTACCGGTTCCCGAGCCAAAGCCCGGAGAAGTGCTGGTCCGCATTGGCGGGGCCGGTGTTTGCCACTCCGATTTACACGTCATGCACCACTGGACACCGGACGTTCGGCCCGAGGTGGCGGACTGGCCGTTGCCCTTCACCCTGGGCCATGAAAACGCCGGCTGGATCGAGGGCGGTGACAACGGTGAGCTCGAGCAGGGTACGCCCGTTGTCATTCAACCCCTGTGGAACTGCGGTGTGTGCCGCGCGTGTCGGCAGGGAGACACCAATGCCTGCGAGGCGGGCCACGAGAAACGCGGATTTTCCGGGGGGCTGGGTCGGGATGGCGGGTTTGCCGAGTATATGGTTGCACCGTCCCACTGTCTGGTCCCGCTAAAGGACCTCGAGCCCTGGAAGGCGGCTGCTCTCACCGACGCCGGGCTGAGCGCCTACCATGCTGTCAAACGCTGTCTGCCGGTGTTGTCCCCGGACGTGGCTGTGGTGGTCATCGGCATCGGCGGTCTGGGTCAGATGGCTGTCCAGTTTCTGAGAGAACTCTGCGGTGCAACCATCATTGCCGTGGATCAGGATGAAAAAGCCCTTGATCGGGCCGCGTCAATGGGGGCCGACCGCTGCCTTTTGTCGGCCGACGGTACCGCCGGGGAGATAATGGCGGCAACCAACGGGATCGGCGCCATGGCGGCCGTCGATTTCGTGGGTTTGGACACCACCATGGCGCTGACTGCTGCCGTGGTCCGTAAAAACGGCCGCATCGCCATTGTCGGACTGGGCGGCGGAACCTTTCCGTTTCGGTTCGGTGCGCTGCCGTATGGCTGCTCCATGGTGACCACCATGGGCGGAACTACACCGGAACTGGCCGAAGTCGTGGCACTGGCTGAATCAGGGCGCGTGCAGCCGCATGTTGAGAAGTACCCACTCGATCAGGCCGTGGACGTGTACGACAGGCTGAAAAACAACCAAATCACCGGCAGGGCGGTGCTGATACCGTAG